The DNA sequence TTCATGCAGAGATCTCAGTTTCAATAGATTGGGAGGAAATATTTCAAGAGATCTTGAAGGTCTAACAGAATTGGAGAATGTGTGAGTATCTAGATTCATGAGATCTAGATGGCATTTCTTGCTGTTCATAGTTAATACTCCCCCATAGATAGTTGCCATATACTCTTTGAAAACCATACATGTTGACAACCTTTCAAGTCTCGTATCCAAATTTAATACTGTTAGATAGCTACGCACTGATATAGCGCAAGATTTTGGTGAAGTTAACAATGTAGCTACCAAATACGAAAACTTAAGTTTAGTCTATGTCTATCATCCTGAAAAATGCTATGTGAATCATTAACAAAAATCTAAAGTTTATCCTCACTGACTAAACATAAAGTTTTTTCCTCCAATACACTATACGGCCTTTTGAGATAGTAATGATGCTTGAAGATAAGTTGAGTAGCAATTTTTTTCCCCTAGAATAAGAGAAGAACACTGTGATGTTAACACTTTGGAGAGCATGATTTTCTGTTTACTCTCTTGAAAGTCGTCAATTGCCTTTTAAGGAGTAGGTGTTACTTGTCTTAACCCTGCTCTCCACCAACTTGAAAATGACGAGTGTCTAACAAAATGAAATGCTGCTGCCTAATTATAGGTATCTGACAAGTAACTTGCTCTCTGGACCCATCCCAGACTGGCTCAAGAATGGAGATACTCGAGCGTACGTGTGTTTACTTATACCTTTTTCTGTAAGAAGTTAtttgattatgtatgttattatTTTGTCTCAGGGAAACATATTCCTGTcccttgatatatatatattttttataacgcATGCATGCTTACATAACCTTACAAGCAATAAATTTGTTTGTTCATAAATTCCAATTTGGATAAAGATTCACCTCTTTAGATCAGTTGCAGATTCAACTCTGCCATATGGAATAGGGGAAATGATTTCATTTTACTCGCACTTCAATTTGCTTCTTGGTTTAGGAAATCATGTCATATTGATGGGttaatgataattaaaatataactcaAAGAAGTTAAATACTTCTTCTTTAGGTAAAGATTTTATGTGAGCAACtgctctattcatttggattgaTATAGTTTccaattgtaattttttatctactctattgtaaaattaaagttttaaggtTTATGCGCAGTGAAATAGACCTTTCTCGCAATAATTTTACGGAAATCTCATTGCCAAATACTTGTAGAGATACACTGTAAGAACATCTTTTTTCCtggtcttttatttatttgaaaaatttcaGTTTCCTTCTTGCTTCTGACTTTTTTTTTGGTTGATCAATAGAAATTTGTTTAAAAGCACTTCAGGAGGGAACGACTCGTAAGATTTTTCTCTACTGAACTtctaaatagaaattaattccCTCTCTTTTTTTTGTGCCTTTTAATATAAGCTGATAATTCTTTACTATTTTCAGAAAAGCTGCTGTGGAGTGCCTGAAAAACTTTGCTTGTACAAAAGGTAGACATATTTTTGTATCAAACTGTACATGCCCCAATGATTTTTAAGGCCTTCCTCTATGGTTTTCACCGACAAGATGGAACccaaagagaaaaataattccttttttatgtttattgatTTGTTTCAACCTCAGTATATAAAGATTATCCCTTTTTTTTCTGAACATGTATAGACAGATACTCGTTACATATAAAttgtggtggaggtgcaaccaCCATTGAAGACATCAGCTACGTAGCAGATGAAGAGTCGGGAGCTGCAGCAAAATATGTTCCCACAAGGGAGAGTTGGGAAATTAGTAATAGTGGACATTTCTGGGATAAAAATAGATCTGTGAGTGATTACATAGCACAAAACGTATCCATCCTCAGGATGAAGAATTCTGAATTATACACAAGAGCACGCGTCTCGCCTCTCTCCCTTACATACTACATCCGTTGTTTAGCAAAAGGGAATTACAATGTGAAGCTTCACTTTGCAGAGATAGTATTCAGGGATAATAGCTCATATTACAGTCTTGGGAGACGGATATTTGATGTTTATATCCAGGTACTCAATTTCATTTATGTGCATTATCTGTAACAGTAgctaatttgattaaatttgtaTATTTGTAGGAAAATCGTGTCTTGAAAGATTTTGATATCACAAAGGAAGCAGGAGGGGTAGATAAGGTGAGCATTCAGAATTTTAAAGCACTTGTTAAGGATGGAACAATTGAGATCCACCTTCGTTGGGCTGGGAAAGGGACAACAGCTGTCCCAATTAGAGGAACGTATGGTCCTCTCATATCTGCAATCAACGTGGAATCTGGCAAGTTCTACCTCTATATTTAGGAATTTTTATCTTGTATGGCACATGGGCTCAAATGACACCCACACCCACCACATATATATGTATTGCATAATAGTTTACTTATACATGGTTGTGTGGACTTGTGTAGGTATACTGCAATCTGATGATcatttttgtttctttcttttttttttctttctaattttaaatagaattgAAGCCTCCCTCTTCTGATGGAGGCAAAAGGAAGAAATTCATTGTGGCTGGAGCTATAGTTTTGCCTTTGTTCCTCATTCTCATTGTAGTAGGCACTCTTTGGTGGAAAGGTTGCTTGGGAGGCAGGGCAGCAAAAGAACAAGGTACTGaatataaactaaaattaagGATTTTATGTTCAATCTCTATTGCCACATAACATTTTGAAATAGATAATTATGTCAAGATATGCATACTTTTTCTCATGATAAAGAATCAGGTTATTAGTAAACTGAAAGTACTGCTCTAAAAGCAACTATAGCTTTGTTAAAAATGGAAACTTTTCTCTATGTTTTTGCACTGCCTGATCATAATAATGATCATTTCAGCTGAATCATTCATTAGGTGAACATCAGACCATTTCCAGCAGTAGACTTTGCTGTCTAACTTTTAAATAAAGTGTGGTGACAGAAATTACGTAGATTGAGCTTATATCCCATGGGGATCCTCAGAACCATTTATTCTTCAAGTTTTCTACATTCTAGCCATTTTGTTTCAAAATGGTATTTATAACGAAATATCAAGAAAACAAAGTGGGCACATCATAATGCAGATTCTATACTTTTTCTTTGCTATCTCTGTTCCACATGATATGGTTTTCTGGAAGAAATCTGGTGAGAAATGAATAAAGAATCTTGCACCAAGTCTAAGTTGAGTGTTTTTATAACTATTAAAAAGTTCAAGTTCTAaagtagatttttttttccgtCTCTTTCTTTCCTTCCGTCTCTCTCTTTCCTTCCATTTCTTTAATTCTTAAAGAAATTATTGTTCAACTTCTTAGCCTTTTTTTTGTACAGAACTTTTAGGTTTGGATTTGCAAACTGGTATCTTCACCTTCAGACAAATTAAAGCTGCAACTAACAACTTCGATCCTGCTAACAAGATTGGACAAGGTGGCTTTGGATCAGTCTATAAAGTAGAGTACACCTCTTTCCTGTCTTTAAAATTGTTTATCTTTGCATTTTACGACAAATAAAACGTCAACTCAAACAACAATGTTACATCATTTCTAACTGCAGGGAACACTATCAGATGGTACTATAGTTGCTGTTAAGCAGCTTTCTTCCAAATCAAAGCAGGGACATCGCGAATTCTTGAACGAAATAGGCATGATTTCTGCTTTGCAACACCCTAATCTTGTTAGATTGTATGGATGCTGTGCTGAAGGGAATCAATTATTGTTGGTATACGAATACATGGAAAACAACAGCCTTGCTCATGCTTTGTTTGGTAAGCACTTGTTCAAGAAACACAAGAAAACACTTCACAAACATTTGGTAAAAAGTAgggagtgttttttttttttttaattttattttttatgaataacTTGTGAATGTTGGTTATAGGCACTGAGGAAATCCAGTTGAAAATGGATTGGCGTACGAGGCATAGGATTTGTGTTGGCATCGCAAAAGGTCTGGCTTTTCTGCATGAAGAATCTGCTTTGAAAATTGTACATAGAGACATCAAAGCTGCTAATATTCTCCTTGATAGGGATCTAAACCCTAAGATTTCTGATTTTGGTTTGGCCAAGCTTGATGAAGAAGAGAATACCCATATCAGTACCAGAGTTGCTGGAACTATGTGAGCTAAACCCTTTGTTTCTTTCTAATCTTTTCATCCTTCCACTAATTTTTCTTCCATGGAACTAAGTCACACAATTACATTTTATCATGCAGAGGTTACATGGCACCAGAATACGCGTTATGGGGTTACTTAACCTACAAGGCAGATGTATACAGTTTTGGGATTGTTGCATTGGAAATTGTCGTTGGGAAAAGCAACATGAAATATCGACCAGATGAAAATTTTGTCTGCCTCATGGATTGGGTAAGATCTCTGGCATGTTCTTTTGAGTTTGATGCATCATGTATGCTACAAAACCCTTATTTGGTCCTGAAAATCAAACCTAGATATGGCATATTAAGTGAAATTTTTTTGATACATTATACTTGTGTCTTTCTTTCCATAACCTAGACTTTTTCCTCTCCAAATAAGGAGAACTAATTATACTAATTAGTCTCCGTTAATTTTAGCCGTTAAACGTTGGACAAGTCTCTAAATTTAGAggactaattagtaattttttttataaaactaagAGATAAACTAATGAATTTGTTCGTATTACAAAAACTAAAAGGTTAACACTTAACGTTTAAAATTAACGGaatgactaattagtagatattttaaaaatctcattgatgttttaatgtatttttcaagaTTGAGAGACCAATCAATGAATTTCTCTACATCacaagactaaatagtaaatttctctAATAAAAATGTTAAAGTTATTGAGATGCATTCTTATCcttaagaggaaaaaaaaaaagatttttgaGATGACCTGAATTTCAAGAAGAGAAATATGGAAACaatcttttttttgttttgaagtttttctaGTCAGGTGTGCCAATTTCTTTTGTGGGTATTTCAGGCTCTTGTTTTACAACAAAAGGGAGACCTAACGGAGCTGATTGATCCAAGACTAGGGTCCAACTTCAAGAAGGAAGAAGCAATTAGAATGATAAAGGTGGCATTACTATGCACTTTTTCTTCACCTGCACTTAGGCCTACAATGTCTGAAGTAGTAAAAATGCTCGAAGGACGAGCTCCTGTTCATGAATTAGTGGTGAATCCAGCTATGCATGGAGAACAACTGGAATTGGGTGGCCTAAGGAGCAAATTTGATCATATTTCGCTTCATAGTTCAAGTGAAAGTCGGTCTCTGGTTCATTCATCAGGTGCACCATGGACTGCCTCATCATCTTCATCTGGCCAGGATCTTAGTTCAATTAATCCTGATTTGCAATAGTCTGTAACTTCATTCTGCTGTCAGCTTTCATTGTGTGTGAAATTTTGGCTTCTTTTATCATAAATACTGTCAATTGTACAAGTTAAACCAACACTTTCTTCCGAATATGCAAGTGTTAGAATTTTAGCATCTGAATTTATCTATGTGCTACACAATAAGTGGTTGTTTATTGTCACTCCACTTTGCCTTATAATAAAAAAGCCACATCATATTTGTCAACCTCAATTTTTgtgttatttaaatttttaaaatataaatcattaatactaatatatacatataataatagtttaaaataatgcAAGCAAAGAGAAAATgggaagaaagagaagaaagttagaggagagagaatgaaaaaaaagttaagaaaagaagagaaaatggagaaaattagctaaaacattaaataaagtgggagaagagaaaaggatgatatgaaagagaaaagaaaatagcaaaaaagaagaaaacaatgagagaaaagataaaaaaaagaaataagagaaaatataagaatGAGAATAAAGAGAACGgaaaaaaatgtgaaaaataacaAAGATAAGGATAGTCAATTAGAAGAAAGAATGAAGAtgaactgaaaataaaaattcaaatatatattttcatcctaaaattttattaaaaattgatagGGAGaccctaaattttaaaaatattttttatgctattatatctaaatttaaaaatgtaaCTAAAAAAACCTTGCAATCTTTGTACAAGTACATGGACTATAAACGTGTTG is a window from the Manihot esculenta cultivar AM560-2 chromosome 16, M.esculenta_v8, whole genome shotgun sequence genome containing:
- the LOC110603752 gene encoding probable leucine-rich repeat receptor-like serine/threonine-protein kinase At3g14840 isoform X2; translated protein: MFSGTVPPQLGNLVNMEILYLGANNLTGNLPLALANWTKLIELRISGNNFTGKIPSFIQGWKNLQKLEIQASGFEGPIPSGISALNNLTELRISDLHGEGSEFPNLENMTGIKLLMLRNCNISGSIPPYIAARPTLKILDLSFNRLGGNISRDLEGLTELENVYLTSNLLSGPIPDWLKNGDTRAEIDLSRNNFTEISLPNTCRDTLNLFKSTSGGNDSKAAVECLKNFACTKDRYSLHINCGGGATTIEDISYVADEESGAAAKYVPTRESWEISNSGHFWDKNRSVSDYIAQNVSILRMKNSELYTRARVSPLSLTYYIRCLAKGNYNVKLHFAEIVFRDNSSYYSLGRRIFDVYIQENRVLKDFDITKEAGGVDKVSIQNFKALVKDGTIEIHLRWAGKGTTAVPIRGTYGPLISAINVESELKPPSSDGGKRKKFIVAGAIVLPLFLILIVVGTLWWKGCLGGRAAKEQELLGLDLQTGIFTFRQIKAATNNFDPANKIGQGGFGSVYKGTLSDGTIVAVKQLSSKSKQGHREFLNEIGMISALQHPNLVRLYGCCAEGNQLLLVYEYMENNSLAHALFGTEEIQLKMDWRTRHRICVGIAKGLAFLHEESALKIVHRDIKAANILLDRDLNPKISDFGLAKLDEEENTHISTRVAGTIGYMAPEYALWGYLTYKADVYSFGIVALEIVVGKSNMKYRPDENFVCLMDWALVLQQKGDLTELIDPRLGSNFKKEEAIRMIKVALLCTFSSPALRPTMSEVVKMLEGRAPVHELVVNPAMHGEQLELGGLRSKFDHISLHSSSESRSLVHSSGAPWTASSSSSGQDLSSINPDLQ
- the LOC110603752 gene encoding probable leucine-rich repeat receptor-like serine/threonine-protein kinase At3g14840 isoform X1, whose amino-acid sequence is MKMAKFHRVLDTIFGSTMILLLILIATGSINEVKAQAGRLPSQEVEALQEIATQLGKKDWNFKIDPCSNDTNWLTPISKDRPYFSNRVNCNCSFLGGECHVESIFLKAQDLAGVLPRAIVKLPFLKKLDLTRNYLTGNIPSEWASTKLEFLSLSVNRLTGQIPSYLGNITTLTALGIENNMFSGTVPPQLGNLVNMEILYLGANNLTGNLPLALANWTKLIELRISGNNFTGKIPSFIQGWKNLQKLEIQASGFEGPIPSGISALNNLTELRISDLHGEGSEFPNLENMTGIKLLMLRNCNISGSIPPYIAARPTLKILDLSFNRLGGNISRDLEGLTELENVYLTSNLLSGPIPDWLKNGDTRAEIDLSRNNFTEISLPNTCRDTLNLFKSTSGGNDSKAAVECLKNFACTKDRYSLHINCGGGATTIEDISYVADEESGAAAKYVPTRESWEISNSGHFWDKNRSVSDYIAQNVSILRMKNSELYTRARVSPLSLTYYIRCLAKGNYNVKLHFAEIVFRDNSSYYSLGRRIFDVYIQENRVLKDFDITKEAGGVDKVSIQNFKALVKDGTIEIHLRWAGKGTTAVPIRGTYGPLISAINVESELKPPSSDGGKRKKFIVAGAIVLPLFLILIVVGTLWWKGCLGGRAAKEQELLGLDLQTGIFTFRQIKAATNNFDPANKIGQGGFGSVYKGTLSDGTIVAVKQLSSKSKQGHREFLNEIGMISALQHPNLVRLYGCCAEGNQLLLVYEYMENNSLAHALFGTEEIQLKMDWRTRHRICVGIAKGLAFLHEESALKIVHRDIKAANILLDRDLNPKISDFGLAKLDEEENTHISTRVAGTIGYMAPEYALWGYLTYKADVYSFGIVALEIVVGKSNMKYRPDENFVCLMDWALVLQQKGDLTELIDPRLGSNFKKEEAIRMIKVALLCTFSSPALRPTMSEVVKMLEGRAPVHELVVNPAMHGEQLELGGLRSKFDHISLHSSSESRSLVHSSGAPWTASSSSSGQDLSSINPDLQ